A single genomic interval of Antarcticibacterium arcticum harbors:
- a CDS encoding Dph6-related ATP pyrophosphatase: MSKAYLNWSSGKDAAYALYLLQQEKKIKVGKLVTTINAEVNRISMHGVRLALLQKQAESLQLPLHIISLDGNVSMNEYNAVMQKSIDLLKAEGFTHSIFGDIFLEDLRSYREEQLHKVGIKAVFPLWRMDTAQLMREFISAGFKAITVCVNAKLLDESFCGKIIDQQFLKDLPSHIDPCGENGEFHSFVFDGPNFKFPVEFEKGEIIKRSFVQKEKKEDNCFTNKETSWDTEFWYCDLIPK; this comes from the coding sequence ATGTCAAAAGCCTATCTTAACTGGAGTAGTGGAAAAGATGCGGCCTATGCTTTATACTTACTTCAGCAGGAAAAAAAGATCAAAGTGGGCAAATTGGTCACCACTATCAATGCTGAAGTAAACAGAATTTCCATGCACGGTGTACGGCTTGCACTTTTGCAAAAACAGGCAGAAAGTCTTCAGCTTCCCCTTCATATTATTTCCCTTGATGGAAATGTATCTATGAATGAGTACAACGCTGTTATGCAAAAGAGTATAGATCTTCTTAAAGCCGAAGGTTTTACGCATAGCATTTTTGGGGATATTTTCCTGGAAGATCTCCGGTCTTACCGCGAAGAACAATTGCATAAAGTGGGTATAAAAGCGGTTTTCCCCTTGTGGAGGATGGATACCGCCCAATTAATGCGGGAATTCATTTCAGCAGGTTTCAAGGCTATTACTGTGTGTGTCAATGCCAAATTGCTTGATGAGTCTTTCTGCGGTAAGATCATAGACCAGCAATTTCTTAAAGATCTACCTTCACATATTGATCCCTGTGGAGAAAATGGGGAATTTCACAGTTTCGTATTTGACGGTCCTAATTTTAAATTTCCGGTGGAATTTGAAAAAGGGGAAATAATTAAAAGATCCTTTGTTCAAAAAGAGAAAAAGGAGGATAACTGTTTTACAAATAAGGAGACTTCCTGGGATACAGAATTTTGGTACTGCGACCTGAT